The nucleotide window AACGCGGAGGTCGCCGCCGACCGCAAGATCGTCGCGCGGGTGCTGTCGCGCGCGGAGGCGCTCGCCATCCCCGACCTGGTCCGCACCCAGGACGCGCTGCCGCCGCTGGAGAACCCCGAGATCCGGGTGGTGGACATCGTCGGCCTGGACGTGCAGGCCGACGGCGGCACCCACGTGGCGTCGACCGCGCAGGTCGGCCGGGTCCAGGTGGTCAAGGTCGAGAGCAAGGGCCGGCAGAACCGGCGGGTGCGGATCAAACTCGTCGCCTGACGCCGGGCCCGCGAGCCGATAGGGTCGGATCAGGTCAGGTGTGGCGGGAAGCCGGAGGCCGAGAATGTCCCTTTTTGGGCGTGGTACCTGGTCCGAGACCCGTCGCATCGGCGACCTGCTGCGCACCGAGACCATCGGTGGGATGCTGCTCCTGGTGGCCGCGCTGATCGGCATCGGCTGGGCGAACTCGCCGTGGAGCGCCGCCTACCGCACCCTCTGCGCCGTCCACCTCGGGCCGCTGACCCTGTCGGAGTGGGCGGCCGACGGGCTGCTGGCGATCTTCTTCTTCGTCGCCGGGCTCGAGCTGAAGCGGGAGTTCGTCGCCGGCGACCTGCGCGACCCGCGCCGGGCGGCCCTGCCGGTGGTGGCCGCCGTCGGCGGCATGGTCGTCCCCGCGGCGATCTTCGCGCTGATCAACCTGGACAGCGGTGCGCTCGCCGGGTGGGCGACGCCGACCGCGACGGACATCGCCTTCGCCCTCGCGGTCCTCGCCGTCCTCGGCACGCACCTGCCAACGGCCCTGCGCACGTTCCTGCTGACCCTCGCCGTGGTCGACGACCTGCTGGCCATCGTGATCATCGCGGTCTTCTACACGTCGTCGCTGCATCCCCTGCCGCTGCTGCTCGCGCTGATTCCGCTGGCGCTGTTCGGGCTGCTCGTCCAGCGCGGGGTCCGCAGGTGGTGGCTGCTGCTGCCGCTGGCGGCGGCGACCTGGGTGCTGGTGCACGAGTCCGGCGTGCACGCGACCGTGGCCGGCGTCCTGCTCGCCTTCACGGTTCCGGTGCGTAGGTTTGGGCTGGCGGAGCACTTCGAGCACCGCTTCCGGCCGCTGTCGGCCGGATTCGCCGTACCCGTCTTCGCGTTCACCGCCGCCGGCGTCTCGGTCGCCGCGGCCGGCGGCCTCGGTGCCAGTCTGCGCGACTCGGTGACCATCGGCGTGATCGCCGGCCTGGTCGTCGGCAAGACGGTCGGCGTCACCGGCGCGACCTGGCTGGTGCAGCGCTTCACCCGGGCCCGGCTGGATCCGGGCCTGAGCTGGTGGGACGTCGTGGGGGTCGCCCTGCTCGGCGGCATCGGCTTCACGGTGTCGCTGCTGATCGGGGAGCTCGCGTTCGGGCCCGGAACCGCCCGTGACGGGAACGCCAAGATCGGTGTCCTGCTCGGCTCCCTGCTGGCGGCCCTCCTCGCCGCGATCGTGCTCCGGGTGCGTAACCAGCACTACCGGGCGCTCGAGGCCGAGGAGTCGGTCGACTCGGACCACGACGGAATTCCGGATGTGTATCAGCGCTGAACGGCCCCGGTACCCTCGTCGATGTGACGGACATTGTGGAGAGTGTTGAGGCGACGACGCTGCTCGATGAGCTGACCCGGCTGCCGGGCCGCGAGGATCCGTACCCCCGCTATCGACGCCTCCGGGAGATCTCGCCGGTCGTCCGCGCCGAGGACGGCGCGCTCGTGGTCACCCGCCACGCCGACTGCGTCGCGGTCACCCGGCATCCGAAGCTCGGGCATCTGCCGTCGCACATGATGGAGTTCGTCCGGCCCGACTGGGCCGACCATCCGGCGCTGCACCAGCTGTTCACCAGCGTCCTTGCCAAGAACCCGCCGGACCACACCCGGCTGCGGCGCCTGGTCAGCTCCTCGTTCACCGCCCGCCGCGTGCAGGCGCTACGGCCGCGGATCGCCCAGATGGTCGAGGACCTGCTCGACCGGATGAGCGGCGAGGTCGACTTCGTCCAGGCGCTGGGCTTTCCGCTGCCGGTCAACGTCATCGGCGAGCTGCTCGGCATTCCCGAGCCGGACCGGGCACAGTTCCAGACCCTGGTCCGGGACTGGACGCAGGTGCTTGAGGTGATCACGCCGGAGGTGCTCGAGACGGCGGACCCGGCGGCCGCGACGATCCGCGAATACCTGGCCGCCCTGACGGCCGAGCGCCGCAAGGACCCGGGCGACGACCTGATCAGTGCGCTGGTGGCCGCCGAGGAGGACGGCGACAAGCTCACCGAGGAAGAGCTGCTCACCATGGCGGCCCTGCTGTTCGCGGCCGGCTTCGAGACGACGACGAACCTGCTCGGCAACGGCATCGTCGCGCTGCTGCGCAACCCGGACCAGCTCGAGTCGCTGCGCCGGCAGCCCGGCCTCGCCGCCGGCGCGGTCGAGGAGTTGCTGCGCTTCGACACGCCGGTGCAGCTGCTCAGCCGGGTGGCCTGGGACGACCTCGAGATCGCCGGCGTGCCGATGTCGGGCGGCGACCGGATCGTGGCGTACCTGGGTGCGGGCAACCGCGACCCGGAGCGTTTCGCCGACCCGGACCGGCTCGACCTCGCCCGCGCGGACAACGCGCCCCTGTCGTTCGGCGGCGGCATCCACTACTGCCTCGGCGCGCCGCTGGCCCGACTGGAGGCACAGTTGGCGGTGCCGGCGCTGCTGGCCCGCTTCCCCCGCCTGGCCCTGGCCGGTGAGCCGGGGCGGCGCGACAGCCTCGCGATCCGCGGCTACACCAGCATTCCCATCTCGGTCGGCTGAGCCCACCCGCGGCGGTGTGGCCGGCGGATGAAAATCCTCGCCGGCCATAGCACCGCGCGGTGAAATAAGAACGCCGCTGCGAATTCCACGGGGGAAGAACTCGCAACGGCGTCGTAGGCAAGAGTATCGACCACGGCGGTTGTTGTCCATCCGTACCGTCGATCATCACGCCCGAGCCGAAACTCCGATGCCACCCTCGCCGGTCAGCACCCGGATGCCGCCGTCACGACGGCCGGGGCGAACCGGTCGGCCGAGGGCGGCACCTCACAAACGACATTGACGTTCGTCGCGGACGCCGGGCTAATAGTTGCGGGGCGACATCTATTAGTCCGGGGCGCCGGAAACGCCGACTCCGGGCGCCTCCGCGCTCTCGGCGAGCATCTTCTTGCGCTTCTTCGCGGGCAGCCGGTCGACGTAGAGCAGCCCGTCGAGGTGATCGGTCTCGTGTTGCAGGCAGCGCGCGAGCAGTCCGGTGCCGTCGATGCGCACCGGCTCGCCGTGCATGTCGACCCCGGTCACGTACGCGACGGTGGGACGGCCGACGTCGGCGCGGACGCCGGGCACCGAGAGGCAGCCCTCGCTGTCGACCTCGAGGTCGCGGCCCTCGGGCAGGTGCAGCACGGGGTTGACGACATGGGCGACGACGTGGGCATCGGTCGCGTCGGGGCAGTCGACGACGAACACCCGGGCGTCGACGCCGATCTGGTTGGCGGCGAGCCCGACGCCCTCGGCGGCGGCCATCGACGCGAACATGTCGGCGACGAGCTGCCGCAGATCGTCGTCGAAGACGGTCACCTCGGCGCACCGCCGATGCAGCACGGGGTTGCCGTAGCGGGTGATGGGTCGCGGGGTTCCGGCGCGGGTCTGCACCCCGCGATTTTAAGACCCACGGCGCCCGGACACGAAGTCGCCCGCGCTTCCATGGGGGCCGGAAGCGCGGGCGACGGTCAATCAGGCCGGCGGATTCTCCCCGGCCGAGCCGTTGCCGCCGTTGCCACCGTTGCCGCTGTCGGCACCGTCGGCCGGGCCGTCACCGGGGCGGTCGGCGGGCCGGCTCTCCCGGCGGGCCGCCCGGCCGGCGGCCTCGGCGGCAGTGCTCGCCCAGGCCCACGCCTTCCCGGTCTGCGCACCGGCCCAGCCGCCCAGGTCGGCCGCGCCGCCGCCGAACCGGCGGAGCAGCGTGACCAGCGGGTCCGGCGAGTTCTCGAAGGCCTCCCGGTAGTGACCCGCCGCCGCCTTCACGTCGCCCGAGACCGACGCGTTGCCGTCCGAGTCGCGGCGCGGGAAGTCGCCGCCGAGGATGCGGCCGTACTCGCCCGAGTCGATCCAGCGGCGCAGCTCGGCCGCGCGGGCGACCGGCACCGGGTGGCTGCTCCACGCCGTCATGCCGATCTTGTGGATGCTGTCGCGGAGGTCGCCGCCGCCCTGGTACTCGGCCGCCTGCTCCAGGAAGGCCGCCGTGTCGATCTGGGACAGGTCGCCGCCGCCCGCGAGCTTCATCAGCAGGCGGGTCGAGGCGGCCGGGTCCTGGCCGGCGAGCAGGCCCGCGCGGTCCGCCGACAGCTCGGCCTTGCGCCACCACTCGTACATCGCCGCGATGATCGCCCGCAGCGTGATCGCGCCGATCGGTAGCCAGCTGACGTTCGCCGCCCACCTGGTCAGGATCATCATGATCGTCTTGTAGACCGCGTGGCCGCTGCGCACGTGGCCGATCTCGTGGCCGAGCAGGGCGCGCAGCTCCTCGTCGTCGAGCTTCTCGACCGCGCCCGTGGTGATGACGATGAACGGCTTGTCCATGCCGATCGCCTGGCCATTGATCATCGGGGACTGCGAGACGTACAGCTCGGGCAGCTCGGCCACGTCGATGGTGGTCGCGGCCTCGACGAAGCGCTGGTGCACCCGCGGGTACTGGCGGTGGTCGACGCGGATCGAGCCGGCCAGGTACGAGAGCCGGAAACCGCGCTCGTTCCACATGCCGAAGAAGGCCCGCACGATGTCGTCGAAGCCGCGCAGCTCGCGCAGGGCGGTGAGCGCGCCGCGGTCGGCGGGGTGTTCCCAGGCTCGGGAGCTGATATCGGTCAGCGTGATCCGTTGCCGGGCCGGCCGATTCTCATCGTCGATCGTCATGGGTTCCCCTCCGTGACTCGGTCTCCTGCTCCAAGCAAAAGCCTGCGGGTCAAGGAGTCCCGGGCACATCGGCTCGGAGCGGGAC belongs to Amorphoplanes digitatis and includes:
- the nhaA gene encoding Na+/H+ antiporter NhaA, whose amino-acid sequence is MSLFGRGTWSETRRIGDLLRTETIGGMLLLVAALIGIGWANSPWSAAYRTLCAVHLGPLTLSEWAADGLLAIFFFVAGLELKREFVAGDLRDPRRAALPVVAAVGGMVVPAAIFALINLDSGALAGWATPTATDIAFALAVLAVLGTHLPTALRTFLLTLAVVDDLLAIVIIAVFYTSSLHPLPLLLALIPLALFGLLVQRGVRRWWLLLPLAAATWVLVHESGVHATVAGVLLAFTVPVRRFGLAEHFEHRFRPLSAGFAVPVFAFTAAGVSVAAAGGLGASLRDSVTIGVIAGLVVGKTVGVTGATWLVQRFTRARLDPGLSWWDVVGVALLGGIGFTVSLLIGELAFGPGTARDGNAKIGVLLGSLLAALLAAIVLRVRNQHYRALEAEESVDSDHDGIPDVYQR
- a CDS encoding cytochrome P450; translated protein: MTDIVESVEATTLLDELTRLPGREDPYPRYRRLREISPVVRAEDGALVVTRHADCVAVTRHPKLGHLPSHMMEFVRPDWADHPALHQLFTSVLAKNPPDHTRLRRLVSSSFTARRVQALRPRIAQMVEDLLDRMSGEVDFVQALGFPLPVNVIGELLGIPEPDRAQFQTLVRDWTQVLEVITPEVLETADPAAATIREYLAALTAERRKDPGDDLISALVAAEEDGDKLTEEELLTMAALLFAAGFETTTNLLGNGIVALLRNPDQLESLRRQPGLAAGAVEELLRFDTPVQLLSRVAWDDLEIAGVPMSGGDRIVAYLGAGNRDPERFADPDRLDLARADNAPLSFGGGIHYCLGAPLARLEAQLAVPALLARFPRLALAGEPGRRDSLAIRGYTSIPISVG
- the def gene encoding peptide deformylase, whose amino-acid sequence is MQTRAGTPRPITRYGNPVLHRRCAEVTVFDDDLRQLVADMFASMAAAEGVGLAANQIGVDARVFVVDCPDATDAHVVAHVVNPVLHLPEGRDLEVDSEGCLSVPGVRADVGRPTVAYVTGVDMHGEPVRIDGTGLLARCLQHETDHLDGLLYVDRLPAKKRKKMLAESAEAPGVGVSGAPD
- a CDS encoding M48 family metallopeptidase → MTIDDENRPARQRITLTDISSRAWEHPADRGALTALRELRGFDDIVRAFFGMWNERGFRLSYLAGSIRVDHRQYPRVHQRFVEAATTIDVAELPELYVSQSPMINGQAIGMDKPFIVITTGAVEKLDDEELRALLGHEIGHVRSGHAVYKTIMMILTRWAANVSWLPIGAITLRAIIAAMYEWWRKAELSADRAGLLAGQDPAASTRLLMKLAGGGDLSQIDTAAFLEQAAEYQGGGDLRDSIHKIGMTAWSSHPVPVARAAELRRWIDSGEYGRILGGDFPRRDSDGNASVSGDVKAAAGHYREAFENSPDPLVTLLRRFGGGAADLGGWAGAQTGKAWAWASTAAEAAGRAARRESRPADRPGDGPADGADSGNGGNGGNGSAGENPPA